ATCCCGATCGAGTCCGCGCATATCGACGGATGCCTCTATCATGGGCCATCGAGCATCGATTTCGCCCGGCGCTTCGTGGATCTGGGCGGCCAGGTGCGCGTGCCGACCACGCTCAATGTCGCGGCGGTCGATGTCACGCACCCTGGTTGGCATTGCGGCCCGCCGGAGATCGTCGCGGAGCAGGAGACGCTGACGCACCTGCACGAACAACTCGGTTGTCTGCCGACGCTGACCTGCGCGCCCTATCAGCGCATGGCGCGTCCGCGGCGCGGCGAACATGTCGCCTGGGCCGAATCCAATGCGATCGTCTTCATCAATTCGGTACTCGGCGCGCGCACCGACCGCTATGGCGATTTCACCGACCTCTGCGCCGCGCTGACGGGGCGCGTCCCGCTGGCGGGCCTGCACCGCGACGCGGCGCGGCGGCCCGCGGTCGTTTTCGAGCTTCCGTCGATCGAGGCCACGGGGTTGCCGCGCGATCTCTATTTTGCCGCGGTCGGCTATGTCTTCGGCCGGCGCGCGCCGGGGATCGTTCCCTATTTGCGCGGCTTGCCGATCGATGCGAGCGAGGACGAGTTGAAGGCGCTCGGCGCGACGGGGGCGTCGTCGGGCGCGCTCGCGCTGTTCCATGCCGAGGGGGTGACGCCCGAGGCCGCGGACATGCCGACGCGAGGGGTTCCGGTCGAAACCGTGTCGCCGGTGGAGGTCGAAGCCGCGATCGCCTCGCTCTGCCGCGCGGCCCAGGGCGAGGCGGTCGCGGCCGTCTGCCTCGGTACGCCGCACTATTCGATCCAAGAATTCGCCTTGCTCAATCGGGCGGTCGACGGGCGCCGCCGGTCGGCGGCAACCGAAATCTTTGTGTCGACGTCGCGCGAGATCGCGGCCCTGATCGCAGGCGACCCGGCGTTCGACGCCTTGCGCGCCTTTGGCATCAATATCGTCGTCGACACCTGCACCTATCTGGCGCCGGTCGTCCGTGAGACATCGGGGCTGATCCTGACGACATCCGGCAAATATGCGCATTACGGTCCCGGCAATCTTGGGCGCCGCGTCGCGCTGATGACGCTCGAGCGTTGCGTCCGGTCGGCCGAGACGGGGAAGGTGGCGGCACCATGCTGATCCGTGGACACGCATCGATCGAGGGGATGGCGAGCGGGACGCTATTGAAGCTCTCCGATCCGCTGAGCCTTTGGGGCGGAGTCGATCTGCACACCGGCCGAATCGTCGATGCCTCCCACCCGCAGCGGGGCGCCATACTCGCCGATCAACTGCTGGCGATGCCGGGCAGCCGGGGATCTTCCTCGTCATCGAGTGCGCTGGTCGAACTTGCCCGCGCGAAGCGCGCGCCGGCCGGCGTGATCACCACGCGCGCCGACCCGATCCTAACGATCGGCGCCTTGGTTGCCGACGACCTCTACGGCACGATTATTCCCATCCTGATCATATCCGAAGACGATTTCGCAAGTCTGACGTGCGGCGCGACCGGGCATCTTTGGTGCGAAACCGATCGTTCTGTGCTTACGTTTCCGGGTCACGAACCGATGCGGTTTTACAGCTAGCCGGAAAGCAGAACCGCGTAGTCGGTTGCCGAGGCGATCGATCCCGTGATTTATGCCGGGCGTGCCGCCGTCCCATCCCCGCACAAGCGAGGGAACGAACGGCACGCCTTTGAAGGCCATCCTTCGGCTCAGCCTATGCGGTTCCGTCGGGGGTGGGAAGTATGTCGCGCAATACTCCAACCATTTTGCCGTGAACGTCGGCTTTCCGAGATTCGCGCTCGAAACCCGCCTGTCTGAAATTGATGACGTGGACGGCTCTCCAACCTCCCGCGGTATGATCCGCGGGATGAGCTGGAAGGAGAGCTACGATGGAGAAGATTGCAACAGTCGGGTTGGATATCGCGAAGTCGGTGTTTCAGGTCCACGGCGTTGATGCTGCAGGCGAAGTCGTGGTGCGCAAGCGCCTGAGCCGGGCGCGGGTTGTTCCATTCTTTGCGAAGCTGCCGCGGTGCCTGGTCGGTATCGAGGCTTGCAGTACATCGCATCATTGGGCCCGTGAGCTGATCGCGTTGGGGCATGATGTTCGGCTGATGCCGGCGCAATATGTGAAGCCGTACGTGAAGCGCGGCAAGAATGATGCTTCCGATGCCGAGGCGATCTGCGAGGCGGTGACGCGGCCAACGATGCGGTTCGTCGCAGTAAAGACCCCGGAGCAGCAGAGCGTGATGATGCTTCACCGGGTCCGCCTGATGCTCAACCGCCAGCGCACTCAGCTGTCGAACGCGACGCGGGCGCATATGTCGGAGTTTGGGATCGTGGCGCCGGTAGGTCGCATTGGGTTCGACCGCCTGCTGGCGATAGTCGCCGACAAAGATGACGAGAGCATCCCACCCGATGCCCGGCTCTGCCTGGAGATGCTCGGGGCGCAGCTCGCCATCGTGAAGGAACAGATCCTCGAGAACGACCGGAGCATCCGGGCGAGTGCGCGCGATACGGAAGTCGGGCGGCGGCTGATGGAGATTCCCGGCGTCGGCCCGCTGCTTGCGAGCGCCTTCGTCGCCAGCGTCGCTGATCCCCAGGTATTTAAGACAGGCCGTGACCTTGCTGCATGGATCGGCCTGGTCCCCCGACAGAACTCCAGCGGCGGGAAGGAGCGGCTCGGCGGCATATCGCGTGCGGGCAACCAATATCTGCGCCAGATGCTCGTTGTTGGGGCGATGGCGGTAATCCGTCACGCAGAACGACACGGGACCAAGCGGGTCTGGCTTATCGAGCTGATGAAGAGGCGCGCCACGAAGGTCGCGGCCGTCGCGCTCGCGAACAAGACCGCGCGCATGGTCTGGGCCCTGATGACGAGCGGCGAGCACTACCGCGAACCGCAGGTCGCGCACGCATAGGAGATCAGGCGCCGGGCAAGAAGGCGTCGCCGAGGTTGGGAAGGGCAGACAGGAGCTGATGCACAAAGCCGGTTGAAACCGCCGGATCAGGAAAACCCATTTTGGCCGGTGCACTCCGAGTGCGAGAAATTGGTCGGGACCCGATCCGCGCGAAAGGCATCATGGCCAGCGGCGCATGACAAGGCCGCATCACAGGCCGGACACATGGCTGCACCAACCAGCAACTGCATCATCCAGAAACCGCTTGCCAACGGAGGGCCGTCCACACACGGCCACTCCGGGCAGCAATCGCAAGAGCAAAGTGGCAGTTTTGAGTGGATGCCGGATCGGCGGGTATGAAGGGGAAGCTGTTTCAGCCGCAGATAGTCCCGCAGTCGCGCCAGCGGCCGGAAGCGAAATTGTTCCGGAGAAACTCATTCCGAATGTCTCCCCATAAAGTCGAGGATCAGGCGCGCTATCTCTTCGTTCTTCTCGTTGAGAGCGAAGTGGCCCGCGTCGAGCAAGTGAATTTCTGCATCAGGCACGTCCTTCTTGAACGCGGCGCCCCCCGCGGCGATGAAGGATGGGTCGTTGGCTCCCCATACAACCAGGGTTGGCGGCTGACGTTCGCGAAGCCAAGCCTGCCACTTCGGATAGGCCGCCACGTTGGTCCGATAATCGTAGAGCAAGGCGGACTGGATCTCGCGCTGGCCCGGCTTTGCGAGATGCGCAAACTCGTTAAGCCAACTTTCGGGATTATAACGCTCTGGATGCGATGTGCCGGCTATGTGGCGCTGCATCGTGGTTTCGAAAGACAGGAAGGTTTCAAGAACTTCCGGATGGCCTTTCGGATCGGCCCAAAATTCGGCAATTCCGGGCCATTTCTTGCCCAGACCTTCCCGATATGCATTGCCGTTCTGCGTTATGAGCGTTTCCAGACGCTCGGGATGCGCCAGCATCATCCGGAAACCTACCGGAGCGCCGTAATCGTGAAGGTACATGCTGTAACGCTCGACCTTTAGGCGTACCAGCAGCTCATCCATCACTTTCGCGAGATGATCGAACGTATAGGGGAAGGCGGATGGATCGGGTGCGTCGCTTTGTCCGAAGCCCGGGTAATCCGGCGCGATGATGTGGTATCGAGTGGCCAGCAGCGGGATGAGCGCGTCATACTGGCGAGATGACGTCGGAAAACCATGCAGCAAGACGATTGTCGGCGCATCTTTCGGTCCGGCTTCGCGATAGAATATGCCGACGCCGCCGATTTGCACCTTGTGATAGGTCGTAATCGAATGAGAAGACGCCTGCGGAGCGGCCCATGCCGCCGATGTGACATTGGTAAATAGGATAACAGCTGCCGCCACGCAGAATAGCCAATTTGTCAGGCGGACGGCCGCACAGCAAATCATGAAAGGTCCTCGATCCAGCCAGTGTCAGCCTTCCGCCGTGGACGATCCAAAACAGCCTTTGGACACGAAGCACCGGGAAAGCTCACAAATTATCGTGGTTTTATATTCGCTCGGAGGGCCCGGTCAGTTACAGCAACAAGACCGCAGCATCCATTTCGGGCCGTGCACGGGCTCGCGGCCCAGGGTCACTGCTGTTCATTGATATCTGCGCTTGAAAGGTGCCCGACCGCGACCGGCCAAATTTGGGAGAACCAATTCGGTTGGAGGTACAAGGCTCTTCCTCAGCACCCCCGTAAAAGCTCCTTCTCGAGTATTTCAAAAAAGAGGTCATTCCGGGCCGGGCGGCCGAACCGATCGTCTCCGTAGGGGAACGGCTCGGTCTCTCCGGTCCGCGCATACCCGCGCCGTTCGTACCAGGCGATCAGCTCTGCGCGCTGGTGGACGACGCTTAGGCGCATTCGCCGGGCACCATGGGTAACCGCGAAATCTTCGGCTGCCGCGAGCAACTTCGTGCCGAGACCGCCGTCCTGGATCTCCGGCTTCACCGTGAGCATGGCGAGATACCAGGATCCATCGCCATTGTCGTCGAGGCGCACATGACCGATATGCGCTCCCGCGGTATCTCGCCAGATCAGCAATCGTGCACCCGAAGCGGCCAAATCGTCGCGCAAAAGGGACTCGTCGATCCGCGTGCCCTGGATCAGCGTCTCAACCTTCCACTCGGCCTGCCCAGCGATGTCGCGATACGCCCGGTTCGTCATTTCGATGGCCGCGGGATAGTCGGCGGGATGCGCTTCTTGCAATTCATACTCGGTGGTCATCGTTTTTCGCTCTGATTTGGCCGGACTGGCAGAGGAGGTGGCGGGCGCCCTCACCGGGGTTTGCGGAAGCGGTAAATGATGCGGTCAGTCTTTCCGCGGACCGCGGGATCGAGCGACAGCTTCGAATGATCGTCGGCGGGGTTGCGCAGCAGATCGGACTCGGCTTCGAGCTTAAACCCCGCGCGCTCGAAATCCGCGCGGAGCTTCGCCGGTTCGATGCGGTGGAGCTTTCTGACGACCGCGCGTGTGTCGCCGCCGGGCGCCGCGACGTGATCGACGACGCCGACAATCCCGCCGGGCTTGGTCGCCGCGAAGATTCTGGCGAGGAACGCGTGCGGGTCCATCCGCGGAAACTGGAACTGTTCGTTCTCCCAATAGGTGTCGTGATAGACGAGGTGCATTAGCACAAAGTCGAAGCTCGCAGGGTCGAGCGTCAGATCGGCGGCGGTGCTCGAGATCAGGTGGACGCTGGGAACGCGCGCGACCAGGTCGGCAAAATTCTTCTTGCCTGCATCGTCGAGCAGATTGGCGGGCTCCCACGCGACCACCGCACCCTTGGGACCGACCGCGCGGCCCATGATCTCGGCATAATAGCCGACGTGCGTGAAAGGGACCGAGGTCCCGGTAAACAGGTCGAGCGCGCGGTCGCCCTGCTCAAGCCCGAGAAACTTCAGCACCTCGACGGGCTTGCGGCTTTCGTCGAGCGCGACCGCCTCGACGGGCCTCCCGGGATCGGCGACGGCCGCCCGCACCTCGGCGGGAGCGGCCTGGACTGTCGCCATCGGCAATGGCACCGCGAGCATAAGCGGGAGCAGGAGCGGTTTCAGAATGCGCATTTGGTTTTCTCCGATGGTGGCGGTCAATGGTGGACGAAAGCGCCCTCCGTCTCCGTCCGGAATCAGGTAAGGTTCCTCGACGTTCCATCTGTCTGGCCGACCGCAGACCAATCGCGCTCCCCACCGCCAGCACCAATGATCGCGTCCATGCGTCCGGCGATCAGTTCCGTCAGTGGCAGTTCCGCATCGCCTGCCGCCGCGAGCGCCAAGCCCACATCCTTGCGCCCCAGCCGCATCGGGAATCCCGCCGGCTCGAACCGCTTTTGCGCGATGATCGGCCCGTAGCTGCCGATCAGGCGATTGCCGTAGTTCACTTCGAGCAGCAGCGCCGCCATCCGATTCGCGGCGATCCCGTGAGCGGCGACGATGCGGAACTGTTCCGTCAGCATCTGCATGATGGCCGGGATGCCGGCGTTGAGCGCGATCTTTGCCGCCGCGGCCATCGCCGGGCGGTCGCCGACCCGTTGCGTCTCTGCCCCGATCGCGTCGAACAAGGGCTGTGCTGCGTCCAGATCGTCCGCGGCGCCCGCTGCGATCACCGACAGCTTGCCGGCCGCCGCCACGTCCGGGCGGCCCAGCACCTGCGCCGACACGAAACGCTGTCCCGCCTCGGCGTGCGCCGCCGCCAGTCTGGCGGTGAGGTCCACGCTGACCGTGCTGCACGAGATATGGAGCAGGTCGGGACCTGCCGCGAGCAGTCCGCCGTTCCCGAACACGACCGCCTCGACGGCCGCGTCGTTGGCCAGCATCGTCATGACGGTGCCAGCCTGGGCGGCCGCGGCGAGGCCGGCGGCGACCTTCGCACCCCGAGCAGCGAACGGCTCGGCTTTGTTCCGGTCCCGGTTCCAGACGGTGACCTGGTGACCGGCCGTTAGGAGATTGCCGGCCATGCCCGAGCCCATTTGCCCGAGCCCGACGAATGCTACATCCATTTTCATCTCCTCTAGCTTCGAGGGCCGCCCCGGCGATCTGAGCTGACCAACCAGGCGACATCGGCGTTGCTCTTCAAGCGTCGACCATATCCGCAACGTGGGCGACGAGGCCGGTTTGGCCCGGCGCAACATGTTCGGCCATCGTGTGGCGATCAGGGAAGTCGCCGCCGTTCTGTGACCGGAAGGGGATGGGCGCGTCGGTGAATAGCCCT
This DNA window, taken from Sphingopyxis sp. PAMC25046, encodes the following:
- a CDS encoding alpha/beta hydrolase, which produces MAAAVILFTNVTSAAWAAPQASSHSITTYHKVQIGGVGIFYREAGPKDAPTIVLLHGFPTSSRQYDALIPLLATRYHIIAPDYPGFGQSDAPDPSAFPYTFDHLAKVMDELLVRLKVERYSMYLHDYGAPVGFRMMLAHPERLETLITQNGNAYREGLGKKWPGIAEFWADPKGHPEVLETFLSFETTMQRHIAGTSHPERYNPESWLNEFAHLAKPGQREIQSALLYDYRTNVAAYPKWQAWLRERQPPTLVVWGANDPSFIAAGGAAFKKDVPDAEIHLLDAGHFALNEKNEEIARLILDFMGRHSE
- a CDS encoding DUF126 domain-containing protein → MASGTLLKLSDPLSLWGGVDLHTGRIVDASHPQRGAILADQLLAMPGSRGSSSSSSALVELARAKRAPAGVITTRADPILTIGALVADDLYGTIIPILIISEDDFASLTCGATGHLWCETDRSVLTFPGHEPMRFYS
- a CDS encoding IS110 family transposase, with product MEKIATVGLDIAKSVFQVHGVDAAGEVVVRKRLSRARVVPFFAKLPRCLVGIEACSTSHHWARELIALGHDVRLMPAQYVKPYVKRGKNDASDAEAICEAVTRPTMRFVAVKTPEQQSVMMLHRVRLMLNRQRTQLSNATRAHMSEFGIVAPVGRIGFDRLLAIVADKDDESIPPDARLCLEMLGAQLAIVKEQILENDRSIRASARDTEVGRRLMEIPGVGPLLASAFVASVADPQVFKTGRDLAAWIGLVPRQNSSGGKERLGGISRAGNQYLRQMLVVGAMAVIRHAERHGTKRVWLIELMKRRATKVAAVALANKTARMVWALMTSGEHYREPQVAHA
- a CDS encoding aconitase X catalytic domain-containing protein, whose product is MKLEPIDHALLAGEHGAAAARAMALLVRYGTACGAEHFIPIESAHIDGCLYHGPSSIDFARRFVDLGGQVRVPTTLNVAAVDVTHPGWHCGPPEIVAEQETLTHLHEQLGCLPTLTCAPYQRMARPRRGEHVAWAESNAIVFINSVLGARTDRYGDFTDLCAALTGRVPLAGLHRDAARRPAVVFELPSIEATGLPRDLYFAAVGYVFGRRAPGIVPYLRGLPIDASEDELKALGATGASSGALALFHAEGVTPEAADMPTRGVPVETVSPVEVEAAIASLCRAAQGEAVAAVCLGTPHYSIQEFALLNRAVDGRRRSAATEIFVSTSREIAALIAGDPAFDALRAFGINIVVDTCTYLAPVVRETSGLILTTSGKYAHYGPGNLGRRVALMTLERCVRSAETGKVAAPC
- a CDS encoding NAD(P)-binding domain-containing protein gives rise to the protein MDVAFVGLGQMGSGMAGNLLTAGHQVTVWNRDRNKAEPFAARGAKVAAGLAAAAQAGTVMTMLANDAAVEAVVFGNGGLLAAGPDLLHISCSTVSVDLTARLAAAHAEAGQRFVSAQVLGRPDVAAAGKLSVIAAGAADDLDAAQPLFDAIGAETQRVGDRPAMAAAAKIALNAGIPAIMQMLTEQFRIVAAHGIAANRMAALLLEVNYGNRLIGSYGPIIAQKRFEPAGFPMRLGRKDVGLALAAAGDAELPLTELIAGRMDAIIGAGGGERDWSAVGQTDGTSRNLT
- a CDS encoding methyltransferase domain-containing protein, giving the protein MRILKPLLLPLMLAVPLPMATVQAAPAEVRAAVADPGRPVEAVALDESRKPVEVLKFLGLEQGDRALDLFTGTSVPFTHVGYYAEIMGRAVGPKGAVVAWEPANLLDDAGKKNFADLVARVPSVHLISSTAADLTLDPASFDFVLMHLVYHDTYWENEQFQFPRMDPHAFLARIFAATKPGGIVGVVDHVAAPGGDTRAVVRKLHRIEPAKLRADFERAGFKLEAESDLLRNPADDHSKLSLDPAVRGKTDRIIYRFRKPR
- a CDS encoding GNAT family N-acetyltransferase; this encodes MTTEYELQEAHPADYPAAIEMTNRAYRDIAGQAEWKVETLIQGTRIDESLLRDDLAASGARLLIWRDTAGAHIGHVRLDDNGDGSWYLAMLTVKPEIQDGGLGTKLLAAAEDFAVTHGARRMRLSVVHQRAELIAWYERRGYARTGETEPFPYGDDRFGRPARNDLFFEILEKELLRGC